TCATGAAGGTTTTAAAAACAACAGCCTCGTTAAATTTTGAATATTCGTGAAATCTTACTGCTATACTATAGAAATCAACAACGATcaactaacaaaatattatcCGTGTTGCATTGACAAAAAAGGTGAATTATGTAAAATTCTTTCGAGTCAGTATTTTTAAACATGCAATGTTATCATTGTCACTTGGCCGTCCGGTTGTTTCATACGCAAATAACAGAAATAGTCAGCTTAGGCTTCTGTATTCAGAAATTCGGAATAAAGTTACAAGCAAAATTTGAATTTTGTTTGTACTGGTTATAAAAATTTTTGACGGTTTATTTTACTTCACTTTTCTGGAGAGAACACTGATAATAATCGACCTTTAAAAGGACGCGAGGTAGTAAGTTGTTTTTCGGCGCGTGatatatttgacttatttataaTGTCCAGTGTACGTATTCATCCTTCTTGGTCATCTTCTGTACTGTTAACTTATAATGTATTTTCAAAATCCCCAAGACCACGTTTTTTTGTCTCCCTAGTTTTTCATGTCAACTGTGTAAACCACAACTGTCAGACTGATTCACGATTTAAATAACACTGCAGTACTGACATATTCCGGAACTGAAATCGGTTCTTCACAAGCGGAGAATACATCAAGCTAATTTTCTGCTGTGTATGTAAATTATGGAATATAAGGACTACGTGACGAGCCCACTTTTAGTTTTTGATAAGGTTCATGGTACGTAACTAATTTCGTAATTGGATCATCTATTTTTCAAAAAGGTGGCTCTGAAGAACATAACAAAATCGATTTCCTAGTTGAGATACAAAATGTCTTGCGGAATCATTCTTCTAAGGTTTGTTGAATATACATCTGACTTTATTACATCAGGTTCCATTATTTGGGAACGTGTCCTTAGAACAAATTCCTGATGGACATTTGGTGCGCGTTGTTGGAATGGTTCAGGATATGTTCAATGCAGAGTTGTTTATGGACTCATTTCGCCTGTCGGCAAATGACAACACTACCAGGTCTCTTAGGTATCGGGATTTCAGCTCTTTTGAAGTAGGTTTCAAATCTTAGACCACATGTCAAATTGATATTTAAAATAGCTTGTTTTTCACCTAGCATTTTGACCTTTGCAATACACAGCCTGTAGTTATTTCATTTGCAACTGTTTCCTATTGACAACTGGGAATTTTCTTGGAACTATATTTCAAATATGGTATTAAGCTGTATGAAAGCTTAACATAAGCAAAACCGCTCTTATTTGATCCTGTATCATTTACTTGATTGTCATTTTGTCCCGTTTATGATGTAACAGCTCTTTACTAACCTTATACTGTCTCTCTTTGGCCCAATTGACAATTCACTTCGTTGTTTACTGGTTGGGGACTCTTTTTATGTACTTActattttttctgtttttcgCCTTCCACAGTAAAATGGGACATGTTTTTTCTTGCTTTGCATTGTACTTAGGGTTTTAAAATTTCTATTAGGGTGATGACCAAAGGTACGGACACTACATATTGTAATGGAGTTCCGAAAGCTCCACAAGGTCCTTTATATGTCGTACACTTGGTATTCACTACCGAATTTTCTAGGAATAGTATCTCAAGTGGTCAGTTTCATGTGAAAAAAACGGATAAGACATGTTAAAACCAAAATTAATCATGTATCCAAGATATTGGATATTCGATGCGATCTTAAATAAAGTCAAGTGGTCCGTTGCCCTTATAACGAAGACCGAAGACTGCGTTATCTTCTTTCTATTTGGATACACTTAATATCTAATCGTTCTTTAAACGTCCCTAGTTTTATTTGAAGGTTTCTACAGTGTATCTAAAAGATTGAGAAACGTCTAGTGATTATTCCTCTGCCTGTATATGTGGTTATCAAGTCATGGATTACGGTAACTCTCGTATCCCTTTTATCTGCATTATTGGACGTAGGTGCTCCGTTTTGTTCGTTAATTCATGTCTTCAAGACGATTATTTCTGATTTCATTGTGTTTGAGGCTTAATCTTGTGATGTCATCTGTGAATCAAACAGTCATTGTCACCATATTCGGATCGATACCCCCACTACCTTAGCACAGTTAACACGAATAGCGGCAAATGAGTCAAATAGATATTTGTAATAATGACGATAAAAAAGCTAAGAATTAAGGCGGATAATAGATTGCTCGTATATGATAAGTGTGTCTCTGGACAATACTTTAATAACGCATACTTCATTTAAATCAATTGTAACTTGCAGTCACGTGCTTTTGAACACCACCGAGTATATATCCTAGCATTCATCCTTGATTACAAACTTCTTGATAGTTCAGTAACTCTTTGTTAGAGGTCaaataatgtggtttaagatTACATGTACCTAAAACACGGTTATTTCTAGAAGGGATGAATTATAATCACGAATATTCATGTTCTTATGTAACATAGGTTAAGAAACAGTGACGTTCTGTAAGTATTCAAGTCTCCGTTATTTTTGCTGAACACAACCGTCCATGCTTTAACGAAATAGTCATTTATTACGTATGTTAGTTTGTATGTGATCAGTGAATTTTCCTTCGGGAAATTTATTTTGGTTAGAGCTTTGCAGTTAAGTGTCTAAATGTGGTAATTTTTACCAAGCAATATGTCTTTTATTGTCCGTCCTGAGTACGGTATAAAGTTAGTTTCGATAAATACTTGCTCAGTAACTTCATTACAATAAGCGTGAGCTAATCAAGATCAAATATATAGATTTGAACTCAGGTCAGTTTTACTATATACTTCAGTACACTGATCATCTAATCATTTTTCTCTATAATACAACTTCAACAGTCTATGCTTGCTTTGGTAGTTAAACATTCATATAATGTTCGTGTTATTTCTTGAAAAAGCAACCTTAACCGTTTTATTTCACAGAACAGTGAGGATGTAAGTCCAATTGATGTCAAGTTTTCTGAACGCCAGTCCTTCTACATAGTACCAGTACCAGGAGAGTCTCCCTGGGTCAAGGAAATATCCTTTTTGTCTTTATATTTATAACGTTTTTTCTAGTTTAGATATATGAATCCCCATTTCAGCTTTTGAGTAAGGAGAATATATCTTATTTTAgtgattgttttatattttgttacTGAAATAATTCACTTTCGTCTGTAATCCCACGAAATTGTATTCAACAATCAGATATAGGCAACTTAAAACCTGCAACAGTACatcagcacagcaagatgaaacCCGAAGTAGTAGTATCGATAATAATAGTATAACTAAAGATTAGACATAGAAAATATGAATCTTACAGAAAGGATGAATTTGCGTCGTAaagtatataaaataatttaaaagttgGGGTCTAAAGAGTGATAAGAAGCAAATGCATCTGAGCCATATCGCTCATTGTCTCCAacaatttgtaataataatcgCACAGATAGCAACTACGCAGTCTATATCTACTAACATAGGTCAGATCAAGAATCACTGACTTCATGAACCAAATGGTGCTACGTTTTGGTTTCATGACCTATTGCTTCCTGTCAACCTATTACTACTCCAACTAACATTGTTTGTTGAGATAGGTGGTTGTTGAGCAAATACAATGCATGTCCCGATCACAGTCAGTAGATACTCAGGTTTTTACTAGTCGATTTAGCAATTTTGCCCAGAACCTTACATTTGAGCTCACTACTGCTCCGTTCAGTGGATCTGAGATACATTGGCAATGATTCGCTTACCATATTTTGTCTTTTATCATTTGCTTAGTGCTTGGTCTCTTTCAATGGAAATGACCAATTATATTGCCTGTTGAAGCAAAATAAACTTCGTAATCTACGCATAATTTATCTTCACCTACTTTAGTTTAGGCAACCGGATAATATCACTAAGCCTCgcacataatttatttatttaatcacataaacattggtacaaggaggcaccaaatacatatgcgccacacaaaccattcgatttgtgtgagggctgggatactgtcggtagcccagaccgaagcaggtggttttcttagggagccacccCCCGTGCCTtgaacctaaaggtctgacccacaaggcaatggagcatcgtaaggagatgcagtcccatggaagccggtgaccaacaattggttcatacgccatttgttccctcaggatacgggggccagcccatgtgcaccactgttttggaatccggttaaagcgctggacattcgttttttgtcctctcattttcgtaaacaacacccccgccacgagaaggcagtgagtaggacttccttggcagaggctgtatatgcgtggccgtgtgagagcatttcgagagggagggcgggcccaccccactctcggccatatcagggcatttgggggccctCGCACATAAAATGTGGCTTAAATCTGAGTATGGGAATCCGTACTCAATGAGTCGCATCATGTAAGTAAGTAGGACATGAATGTCATTAGGAAAAAGCATAACTAATCTAAATGATAGTTGGTTCCAATTTAAATTCGAATTACTTCCCTCCAGATATTTTTCTGCCATTTTTCTTGACTGTATTATCACGTTAGAGTAAAGGAAAGTGAGTATACTTCGCCAATTACAACATCAGGTCAGAAACGTCATTTAAATGAACCTACAGAAGTAATACATAAGAAGCCAAAATCCACAGGTTGGTTACTATCAATCAGTTCTGTGGTTTTtacttttattctttttttaagcGATGGAAACTAATCCGAATCAAGTGAAACCTCGTAAACATTTTCCTTTAATCGAAGAAGAAAATAATGATCAAAAAATTGGGGCTTTATTACGAGTAAGCTTTTATTCAGGATGTTTTCATGTTGAGAATTTATAAGTGCTTCATGTTCTTTTTTATCAGCTGATTCGTCTCAAATTTGTAGTACACTTTTTCTTTAAACAATTGGATTGAGTTTTGTAGCCTCATTACTGATGGTCACAAGTTAAAAAGTTTGATCTaccaatttttttctaaaagtaTAAACATTAAAAGTCAACCCATTCTTGTTAGCATATTAGGTAAATCGTAGGTTATAATTTGACTGGTTGACTATTCTCTCGTTCGAATTTGAACAAGATGATATCTCGTGTTGTTGGCTTGCGTTGGCAGTTGTCACTCCTCGGTCACCTACACCTCAAAGGGATACTTCCTAAAGTGCCTATAAAGTAAACTGGATTAGTAGTGGTCTTGGTGACCTAAGATTGTTACCGCAGAGATCGAAGGACAATTGCTTGGAGTCGACCGTACATTGAATTTTTGTGAGTAGTTCTTGATCTGTTATCTCTTAACTTTAAAAGTGTTATCGCTGGTTACGGGAACCATTTAAAGAAAATGGGTTGTGTCGTTTCTAGGGTTAGCTTTTTTGTAATCGTCTCAGATTAATGGAAATGCTTGTTGTCTGAGGATAGTACTTTGTTGCtgtcaacagtacgacttcgcccctAAATAGTAGATGTATCTGGTAACCTACAGCACATAAAAGTGCGcctaatttatatttcattatattggTTATACATTACGAGCCTTCGAATTCTGGCTACACTAAGTTcatgtttttcaaaaaaataatgataacatcATTGTTATATTTACATTGAAGTGTGACGTAAGAAAACCGTACATTTTTTTACCACTGAAAGTATTTTCTGTATTTACGTCAAAGTATtcatattaatatcagaagtgttctgtggatattatagtaatttcaatggttgagatcatgagtcaattgaagctagaccacgatggaaaacctggaatcaatGGATGGCCGTTTGATCACAATGTGATCTCTAAATTGAATAAACTAATACTATGGtgatatgcaaagatggatagtggctaacagtggaatccaggactggcgtttcgtcctattattggaccccacagcagtgcgcatctacgacctcACCTTGCGAGGTTCGATCCCAGGACCCATCTGTCTTGcacgcgagtgcttaaccactggaccactgagacggtatccaacggtgttaatgtctaacttcaaccagtccacgaaattgagcgacacatccaccaatatCTTCAGTGAGtcgctatctcacaacagacccggttgaactccactgatcactgcttctcactataactccagaaaatacctcttgaagccagttactagtgagcatatgttggttCGTATCAGTGCTGAAGAgccccacaatgggacgaaacggccgttcagtgcctccaggttttccatggtggtctagcttcaattgagtcatgatctcaactattcataTTGAGCCGAAAATATCCTGATACAATATAAATGGACGTATTAATCTGAAAACAGTATAAATATGTAGCAAATATGAACTCTTTCAATCCTCACTATTGTAGCATAGTATTGAAAAAAATACCTTCTCTGTAGGATTATTCTTTAGCAAAATCACAACACTGATACTATTTTTAACCAGTATAAAATGACATTAGACAAAAAGTTGAATGGTTCAGTTTAATTtgtcggtttgggcacccgggcagtatcccagccctcacacaagtcgaatgatttatgtggcgcatatctatttggtgcctccttgtaccaatgtttatgtgtttgaataaaataaaagaataaaaataaaccatctgttatgtttgaagagattacgagctCACCTAATCTgcgaacggaacgaagactcaGCGACACAATGACCAACAAGCTAACTATTCCGATGTGTTCCAGTCTCGCTAAGTAAAGAGAGAAGTCCAGGTTCAGAAGAGGGAAATGTATTCCACAAGCAGACAGAGCACGAAAACACAATAATAAACACAGctcaagcgtatatatacagcataaagaTGTCCTTGGGAAACGTTACAAATAGTGACAACGAACCAATAACAGTTAAGGTCCTCTTAAGTGGGAAATACTACATGAAGCTGAAGATCGGTGCTTTTTGTGCGAAAACAAgtaattcaaatttttaaaacagaattacaaaaataagacatTCACCaaatgagttctggggatctaacatctcCAACACCATCTAGTAATATTTTAACAGCGTAATTATGGTCGAAAGTAATTAAACTtctgagatggtgaagatttgtagctcaggtgaatgattttgatgtttCGTTCTTTGAACTAGACgatttagtcgtggagctttaaTCGACCAAACaatccatctcagagaacaaaagtcCATCATAATAAAACACCCATTTCATTAGCCAACACTTCTCACCTCTCACCATAAAACGCTTGTTATAAAATCTGCATTAACTTTCCTAAAATCTTTTTACTTACCTAaatcatttgtttttgtttgtgatAATCATCAGGTATATGATACAGTACAAACTCAATTGAAAATCAATGATATTGTTGAAGTGTATGGTATATTGGAACATGCACGCCTTTGTGATGCATTACCAGAAGATTCATGTGAACCAGAAGAGAAATGTAATGAACCTCTACCTCGAATACATGCTCTTATAGTTCATTCATTAACACATAATAATCCTCTTGTTTGTAATAATACTTCAATTATATcaagtaagtagtatatatatttcatgttaaattattttctaataaattgattttagtTAGCAAGAATGTTAATGATATTCAATTGATTCGTATAAAATTAATGCAAATCCTTACTACATTATTTAATGGTGATCAAATTGTAGCTGAATATGTACTTTTACATCTTATATCAACCCGGTGAGTTTTTATTTCCTTATATGTATGATTACTAAACTAAATTATTGTTGGGGAAGTTAGATCCTCAGAATTCACTTGaaaaaggacctaattttgtaattttatttagaaaatttgaatttctttgttttcgcgccaaaagcgctcttttcaccttcatgtagtatttcccacttgggagaatcttaaatgctattggcccgttgtatcttttagtttgctattttgtaacgcttcccaaggacggttttgtgctgtatatatgtacgttttgatttgtgtccGTTGTTATCGCTTGTGCTTCTGGCTTTTGTGGAATATACTTCCCCGCTCGGActtcgacttctctctctagttagcgaggCTGGGACGCAAtagaatagctagtttattggtctttggtcacaagtctttgttccgttcgaagtctaagtgaactcgtaaccgcttcaaacctagcaattATGTAAATCACTAGTCAGTCTTAATAAATGGATATACTTGTTATTTCTTAGCTTTTAATGTAGGGCTCTTAATATACCACAATATCTTCATAGTATGTAATATTGAAACATAGTTTTAATTGTGAATTTGGATAGCGCTGTGGTAAATCAAAAGACCAGGAGTTACTACTGACCTTTGTCCATCTGATTTACAGCGTTCAGGTTTATATACTCCTAAAACTGAATTAAGTGGACTAGCTTTGAACTTGCAACAAAGTAGTTAAAAGTTGATTGTTTAACCGTAACGCcttattaatatttttatttgcttTGGTATTTAATATTTAGACTTATTAAATTAAACCATTGGTTATGCTGcataattcagtcagtcatcgacaacgtagaacttcgtacgtacttacatcagttcaagttgccataccacattagcacggaGATGCATtcgtcaattcaaatcccatagtggtagaggtagtaagagtatagacagtaatcgggaagattagggtttgaggatgctattcaaggagtatgatgcagtgaaataaattcggaAGGAGAAAAAtaggggacatgaagaattcgggagaacacaaatAGTGGATTCatctgtgccattgcaaacgattttgatccatgtcattcaacgtctctaactatcagttgctatcgtctcacggatcccaaccaggtagtttacacccaccaacatgactcagtccacttgtcagtgacttcatggatttgtgccatgttttggtttggcggtccctagctttcttccatccTACGCCTACGCCATGAAACATCGCACGTTGGGGCACTCGGTggttgggtatacgtaacacgcATCCCAGCCATTTCAACTGATGAGGTTTCactactcagtcagtcagtcagctacaacgtaggaccaggcacatatatgcatcggtccaggttgccatacctcattagcacagcaagatgaacactggattcataggagtggttaggtcaaaggtggtaatatataggagaaagattgcatataaggatacagtacagaaagaaagaattagttagtagaaagaaagatatgaagtgattttaatctcttagtttaagggaagacagggagtgtatgcaccgacgccattgtgatcgattctgagccatgtcaccaagtaggtttcactacttcatcaattgattttccatctgtacctagtactcgtttcctaacaattgtattacttactcggtggtcctaggatatacgagcaatgcttcgaagacacctatggtcgaatactagtaacctacgaatatcctctactcttaccggcaaTGTTTCACTGCATAATTGGTTGTTCAGTTACCAATTTACGTAAGATTATCTACCAACTTTACTAGCATACCCCTTAAATCCTGCGTTTTAAACTTATCGTACATCTTTTTTATGCTGTGACCTCCCTCCTTGTTGTGGAATTATATTTTCTATCCCTACTGTTTTTTCTCAATAATATTACTACTTCTACTGTTCTGGTATTTGTATTCATGTGAAGTGGCAACATGAactgatgtatatatgtactatGTTCTACATTGTGTACGACTTACCAAAGTTTAAACCACAAGCTCCACTTACATTAGTTTGGGACTTGTTTGTATTATAAGTTACCATAAACCCATGAAAATTCCTTTCATTTCCGTCTTAGCTTTAGAATTGATAGACAGAATTACAATAGATTTTAGTCTGACATCATGACAGTtctttgataataaatattagtAAGCTCAATGGatggggaaaaccaaggtcctcaaattcaaaacggagaacgGCAGTCCattcactcttgatggcgaaactctggaagatgtagagtccttcacatacatgggaagcatcatcgattaacaaggaggttcagatgcagacataaaggcgaggattggcaaagcaggggcctcattcctacaattgaagaactcaaaacaactttcaaccaacatcaaagtgaggatcttcaatacgaacgtcaaggcagttctactgtacggagctgaaacttggagaactacaacaaccaccatcaagaaggtacaagtatttataaatagctgtctacacaagatactcaacatccattgaccggatactatcagcaacagccttttgtgggagagaacaaaacagattccagctgaagaagaaattaggaaaagacgatgggagTTGCTAGGACAtaaattacggaaatcatcaaactgcatcacgaggcaagcactaacttggaatcccgaattgaagcgaaaaagaggaaggccaaagaacacattatgtcggtaaatagaagcagatatgaaaaagatgaataacaactggaaagagctggaaaggtttgtccaggacagggtttgatgaagaatgctggtgagcgacctatgctccttcacgaggagtaacaggagtaagtaagtaagctcaATAGATAGTGAAATTTACAAGATTAATCGATTTTATTTCCATGGTAGCTTTCTATTGTGTTTCTTTCAAAGCTAATATGTTCTCTGACTTAAACTGTTTAATCATTAACGATTCATTGTCTATTTAGACGACATCAAAAAGATTTATTCTTTGATGTATACCTAGACGATAATATCTAGGAAGACAATGTATACTTCTCAACTTGACTATCCATCCAGTTGATAGGATATAACATCTTTCAATCCCTCATCATGAACAACAAATATTCTCCACCATTCTATtgtgtttatgtttatattgtCCTTATTTTTTCCTTCTTTCTTATTACAAAATACTCTTTATTTTTCTTAGCTTAACTATAGATTCACAATATCCTAATCATTTACCAGCTATGAATGTGTATGCCAGTCGTTCAATTGCAACAAAATCATCatcaaataatattgataagTATTTATTATCTGAACTATACAATCGTTTGCATAATTTCTTACCACAATTAGTTACACATTTAGCTACTGTAAACCTTACAATAAAATCACTTAATGATGGACCATGTTTATTCCCTATTCGTGATATGAATAAAGGTCATTTAAATCCTGGACGTTTACAGTTACCACAAGGGACTGAAGTAAGTTGTTATTTATGTGAATAACCATTTATTgataacatatttttaaaataattgaagTAACCCAACATGTGACTGAATAaagaataaagagaattcagcgaaaaTTTCTTTTCTCTATGTTTTTATTAATAGTAATTTGATAAATAGATGATACTATAGAAGAATAAGAAGAGTTTGCATGGAATATCCATCGGTTAGCGAAGAATAAGAGTGAAAATGATTTataggttttatttatttatttaaacacatgaacactaatacaaggaggcaccaaaaaGATATGAGGTTAcgaaccccatgcccaaccctcctcctttattcgggcTAGGAATCGGCAGTAGCTCTAGAAGGGCTCCGTACAAAGTCATTATGACCATTACCCAAGATATTTAATCAGATTATAACTGTTAACTATTCATTAGATTActacctttatttatttatttatttaaacacataaacactaatacaaggaggcaccacataaatcattcgatttgtgtgagggctgcgaCACTGCTCCGctggtgctcaaaccgaagcaggtggttttctaagggggcc
The genomic region above belongs to Schistosoma haematobium chromosome 2, whole genome shotgun sequence and contains:
- a CDS encoding hypothetical protein (EggNog:ENOG410V5HX~COG:Z), translating into MEYKDYVTSPLLVFDKVHGGSEEHNKIDFLVEIQNVLRNHSSKVPLFGNVSLEQIPDGHLVRVVGMVQDMFNAELFMDSFRLSANDNTTRSLRYRDFSSFENSEDVSPIDVKFSERQSFYIVPVPGESPWVKEVRVKESEYTSPITTSGQKRHLNEPTEVIHKKPKSTAMETNPNQVKPRKHFPLIEEENNDQKIGALLRVYDTVQTQLKINDIVEVYGILEHARLCDALPEDSCEPEEKCNEPLPRIHALIVHSLTHNNPLVCNNTSIISISKNVNDIQLIRIKLMQILTTLFNGDQIVAEYVLLHLISTRLTIDSQYPNHLPAMNVYASRSIATKSSSNNIDKYLLSELYNRLHNFLPQLVTHLATVNLTIKSLNDGPCLFPIRDMNKGHLNPGRLQLPQGTEILINELEMDSGQLQQKGLLNFQALSSVAINQRLLYDFQFYTQDWDTNVRVLILSIVPSLIKSNLSLPWEPESFDNIENDVHSNISETELDDMRKYLTILSLSNENYSMDSELQERINHDFVQWRRDKSTYIEADEFAVMLCLLRFHCLTYGLQSPTLEHWLHIVELESKRKSRIALSKLQTS